From Pseudomonas sp. CCI4.2, one genomic window encodes:
- a CDS encoding murein hydrolase activator EnvC: protein MLRALIALVLTCLLTPAFADGRAQTQQQLDAARKDITELKKRLGELQQEKSGVQKDLRGTETEMGKLEKQVEALQKEQKKTEVELQRLDQEKKKLQSSRVEQQRLIAIQARAAYQGGREEYLKLLLNQQNPEKFARTLTYYDYLSQARLAQLRSFNETLSQLAGVEKDIDLQQAQLLVQKSNLEDQRQALDKVRQQRQQALAKLNQDVKARDDKLQIRQQEQNDLANVLKTIEETLARQAREAEEARQQALIAQQQAEKQRQRDEEARALAKNSDKPGSRNDDDEAPVKRPVKAPGAMVSSAGASYGGPFEQAKGKLPWPVDGRLLARFGETRGDDARTKWDGVMISAPAGSQVHAVHGGRVVFADWLRGAGLLVILDHGNGFLSLYGHNQSLLKDAGDIVKAGEAISTVGNSGGQETPALYFAIRQQGRPSDPAQWCHVQG from the coding sequence ATGCTCCGCGCCCTGATCGCCCTAGTTCTCACGTGCTTGCTCACTCCAGCGTTCGCCGATGGGCGCGCGCAGACCCAACAACAGTTGGACGCTGCCCGCAAAGACATCACCGAGCTGAAGAAACGCCTCGGCGAGTTGCAGCAGGAGAAATCCGGCGTGCAGAAAGACCTGCGCGGTACAGAAACCGAAATGGGCAAGCTGGAAAAGCAGGTGGAGGCCCTGCAGAAGGAACAAAAAAAGACTGAAGTCGAGCTGCAACGGCTCGACCAAGAGAAAAAAAAACTACAAAGCTCCCGCGTTGAACAACAACGGCTGATCGCGATTCAGGCCCGTGCTGCTTACCAGGGTGGCCGTGAGGAATACCTGAAACTGCTGTTGAATCAGCAGAACCCGGAAAAATTCGCCCGGACCCTGACCTACTACGACTATTTAAGCCAGGCACGCTTGGCGCAACTGCGCAGTTTTAATGAAACCCTAAGCCAGTTGGCGGGTGTCGAGAAAGACATCGACCTGCAACAAGCGCAGTTGCTGGTACAGAAAAGCAATCTTGAAGATCAGCGCCAAGCGCTGGATAAGGTTCGTCAGCAACGCCAACAGGCCCTCGCCAAGCTTAATCAGGATGTGAAAGCTCGCGACGACAAACTGCAAATCCGCCAGCAAGAACAAAATGATTTGGCGAATGTACTGAAAACCATCGAGGAGACCTTGGCCCGACAAGCTCGCGAAGCTGAAGAAGCCCGCCAGCAGGCCTTGATCGCCCAGCAGCAAGCAGAAAAACAGCGTCAGCGTGATGAAGAAGCTCGCGCGCTGGCAAAGAACAGCGACAAACCCGGCAGCCGCAATGATGACGACGAAGCGCCGGTAAAACGTCCTGTCAAAGCGCCTGGGGCAATGGTTTCCAGTGCTGGTGCTTCGTACGGCGGACCTTTTGAGCAAGCAAAGGGAAAACTTCCTTGGCCTGTTGATGGTCGATTGTTGGCGCGTTTCGGTGAAACACGCGGCGACGACGCCCGAACCAAGTGGGACGGCGTGATGATCAGCGCTCCAGCTGGCAGCCAAGTACACGCCGTCCACGGCGGTCGCGTGGTGTTTGCCGACTGGTTGCGCGGCGCGGGGCTTCTGGTCATTCTCGACCACGGCAACGGCTTTTTGAGTTTGTACGGCCACAACCAGAGTCTGCTCAAGGACGCTGGCGACATTGTTAAAGCGGGTGAGGCGATTTCCACGGTAGGTAACAGTGGTGGTCAAGAAACACCGGCGTTGTATTTCGCTATACGTCAGCAGGGTCGCCCTAGTGACCCGGCGCAATGGTGCCATGTCCAAGGATAG
- a CDS encoding S41 family peptidase, translating to MLHLSRLTSLALAIAIVIGAPLATAAEAVKPSTPAPAAAAAAPAAKAPLPLEELRTFAEVMDRIKAAYVEPVDDKTLLENAIKGMLSNLDPHSAYLGPEDFEELQQSTSGEFGGLGIEVGIEDGFIKVVSPIDDTPASKAGVEAGDLIVKINGAPTRGQTMQEAVDKMRGKIGEKITLTLVRDGGTPFDVTLARATIQVKSVKSQMLENGYGYIRITQFQVKTGEEVGKALAKLRKDNGKKMSGLILDLRNNPGGVLQAAVEVADHFLTKGLIVYTKGRIANSELRFYADPADASEGVPLVVLINGGSASASEIVAGALQDQKRGVLMGTESFGKGSVQTVLPLANDRAIKITTALYYTPNGRSIQAQGISPDIEVRRGKFTSDADSENYKEADLAGHLGNGNGGADKPTPMTKAAASKARPQDDDFQLSQALSLLKGLSVTRGN from the coding sequence ATGCTGCATTTGTCCCGCCTCACTTCGCTGGCTCTGGCTATTGCGATCGTTATCGGCGCTCCTCTGGCAACCGCCGCAGAAGCTGTAAAACCTTCAACACCTGCTCCAGCAGCAGCCGCGGCCGCTCCAGCCGCCAAAGCGCCTTTACCGCTTGAAGAATTGCGCACGTTCGCTGAGGTCATGGATCGGATCAAAGCCGCCTACGTCGAACCTGTCGATGACAAAACTTTGCTGGAAAATGCCATCAAGGGCATGCTCAGCAACCTCGACCCGCACTCCGCCTATCTGGGCCCCGAAGACTTCGAAGAGCTGCAGCAGAGCACCAGCGGCGAATTCGGCGGCCTGGGTATCGAGGTCGGTATCGAAGACGGCTTTATCAAAGTGGTCTCGCCGATCGACGACACTCCAGCGTCCAAAGCTGGTGTTGAAGCGGGCGACTTGATCGTCAAGATCAACGGCGCGCCGACTCGCGGTCAGACCATGCAGGAAGCGGTCGACAAGATGCGCGGCAAAATCGGCGAAAAAATCACCCTGACCCTGGTGCGCGACGGCGGCACCCCGTTTGACGTGACACTGGCGCGGGCGACTATTCAGGTCAAGAGCGTCAAATCGCAGATGCTGGAAAATGGCTACGGCTACATTCGCATCACCCAGTTCCAAGTCAAAACCGGCGAAGAAGTCGGCAAGGCGCTGGCCAAGCTGCGCAAAGACAACGGCAAGAAAATGAGCGGTCTGATTCTCGACCTGCGCAACAACCCCGGCGGCGTGCTGCAAGCGGCGGTGGAAGTGGCGGACCACTTCTTGACCAAGGGCTTGATCGTTTACACCAAAGGCCGTATCGCCAACTCCGAACTGCGCTTCTATGCCGACCCGGCCGATGCCAGCGAAGGCGTGCCATTGGTGGTGCTGATCAACGGCGGCAGTGCTTCGGCGTCGGAAATCGTTGCCGGTGCGTTGCAGGATCAAAAACGCGGTGTGCTGATGGGCACTGAAAGTTTCGGCAAAGGCTCGGTGCAAACCGTACTGCCATTGGCCAATGACCGAGCGATCAAAATCACTACGGCGCTGTATTACACGCCTAACGGCCGGTCGATTCAGGCCCAGGGTATCTCGCCAGACATCGAAGTACGTCGCGGCAAGTTCACCTCCGATGCAGACAGCGAGAACTACAAAGAAGCTGACTTGGCCGGTCACTTGGGCAACGGCAACGGTGGCGCGGACAAGCCGACGCCAATGACCAAAGCGGCAGCGTCGAAAGCGCGCCCACAAGACGATGACTTCCAGTTGAGTCAGGCGCTGAGCTTGCTCAAGGGCTTGAGCGTTACGCGCGGCAACTGA
- a CDS encoding divergent polysaccharide deacetylase family protein, translating into MGVRLLVGVLALSVSLIGAAQAAAVEAVKTGSAPHVAYLSLVIDDLGQTPAGDSRALALPGPVTLAIMPDTPHATEFARQAHHKGKTVILHMPMDPATGPFAWHPELPLPELEKRLNAALLAVPYAAGINNHMGSRMTAEPVAMTWLVAELQRRHLFLLDSRTSAKTVAAAEAQRIGLASLSRDIFLDDERTTEAVTAQLNAAIALAHKQGSVVMIGHPYPVTLDVLERELPRLKAQGIVWIDLRQMIGLRGNQAMAGHGKNGIYR; encoded by the coding sequence ATGGGCGTGCGGCTGCTTGTAGGGGTTTTGGCCCTGTCGGTAAGCTTGATCGGCGCTGCTCAGGCCGCGGCGGTTGAAGCGGTAAAGACCGGCAGTGCGCCGCACGTTGCTTATCTAAGCCTGGTGATCGACGACCTTGGTCAAACGCCTGCGGGCGACAGCCGTGCCTTGGCCCTACCCGGCCCGGTTACGCTGGCAATTATGCCGGACACCCCACACGCCACTGAATTCGCCCGTCAGGCTCACCATAAGGGCAAGACTGTGATTCTGCACATGCCCATGGACCCGGCGACCGGACCGTTTGCCTGGCATCCCGAACTGCCCCTTCCCGAACTGGAAAAACGCCTGAACGCTGCGTTGCTTGCCGTGCCGTACGCGGCGGGCATCAACAACCACATGGGCAGCCGCATGACGGCCGAACCCGTGGCAATGACCTGGTTGGTGGCAGAGTTGCAGCGCCGTCATTTGTTTTTGCTCGACAGCCGGACCAGTGCCAAGACCGTGGCGGCCGCCGAAGCGCAACGCATTGGGCTGGCCAGTTTGTCCCGGGATATCTTTCTGGATGATGAGCGTACTACTGAAGCGGTGACTGCGCAGCTCAACGCGGCCATCGCATTGGCTCACAAACAAGGCTCAGTGGTGATGATCGGCCACCCCTACCCCGTCACCCTCGACGTGCTTGAACGCGAATTGCCACGCCTCAAAGCGCAAGGCATTGTCTGGATCGACCTGCGCCAAATGATCGGCTTACGCGGCAATCAAGCGATGGCCGGGCATGGCAAGAATGGGATTTATCGTTGA
- a CDS encoding ABC transporter substrate-binding protein, producing MFKRVFLAVIGIGFLLAGAAHAADASSETPVVDAASTDAPPVYSVVLLTENFPPYNMAVDGKNFAPDNKIAGISAEILRETFKRAGVGYSMTLRFPWDRIYKLAMKTSGYGVFSTARSPDREKLFKWVGPIGPDDWIMLARADSTIELSSLQQAKKYKIGAYKGDRIADQLASDGLNPVLVLRDQDNARKLAEGQIDLWATGDPSGRYLARQEGVAGLKTVLRFNSDELFLALNKEVPDEIVAKLQKALDEMRAEGKIDEILGRYL from the coding sequence ATGTTTAAACGTGTTTTTCTTGCAGTAATCGGGATTGGTTTTTTACTGGCGGGCGCCGCTCATGCGGCCGACGCCAGTAGCGAGACGCCGGTAGTGGATGCAGCGTCAACCGACGCACCGCCTGTTTATTCGGTGGTGTTGCTGACGGAAAATTTCCCGCCCTACAACATGGCGGTGGATGGCAAAAACTTCGCCCCGGACAACAAGATTGCCGGTATCTCTGCCGAAATCCTGCGCGAAACCTTCAAACGCGCCGGGGTCGGCTACAGCATGACCCTGCGTTTTCCCTGGGACCGCATTTACAAACTCGCGATGAAAACTTCGGGCTACGGAGTTTTCTCAACGGCCCGTTCGCCTGACCGGGAAAAACTCTTCAAGTGGGTAGGTCCCATTGGTCCGGATGACTGGATTATGCTGGCGCGCGCCGACAGCACAATCGAGCTAAGCAGCCTGCAACAAGCCAAAAAATATAAAATTGGCGCGTATAAAGGTGATCGCATTGCCGATCAGTTGGCTTCCGACGGGCTAAACCCGGTGCTGGTGTTACGAGACCAAGATAACGCCAGAAAGCTTGCCGAGGGTCAGATTGATTTGTGGGCGACAGGCGATCCATCAGGCCGCTACCTGGCGCGCCAGGAAGGCGTTGCCGGCCTCAAAACCGTACTGCGCTTCAACAGCGACGAGTTATTCCTGGCGCTGAACAAAGAAGTGCCCGACGAGATTGTCGCCAAACTGCAAAAAGCGCTCGATGAAATGCGCGCTGAAGGCAAGATCGACGAGATATTGGGGCGGTATTTGTAG
- the hisF gene encoding imidazole glycerol phosphate synthase subunit HisF produces the protein MALAKRIIPCLDVDNGRVVKGVKFENIRDAGDPVEIARLYDEQGADEITFLDITASVDGRDTTLHTVERMASQVFIPLTVGGGVRTVQDIRNLLNAGADKVSINTAAVFNPDFVGEAAARFGSQCIVVAIDAKRVSLPGETPRWEIFTHGGRKPTGLDAVLWAKKMEELGAGEILLTSMDQDGMKNGFDLGVTRAISDALGIPVIASGGVGNLEHLAAGVLEGHASAVLAASIFHFGEYTVPEAKAYMASRGIVMR, from the coding sequence ATGGCCCTGGCCAAACGCATCATCCCTTGCCTCGATGTCGACAACGGCCGAGTGGTCAAAGGCGTCAAGTTCGAGAACATTCGTGACGCCGGTGATCCGGTGGAAATCGCCCGCCTCTACGACGAGCAGGGCGCAGACGAAATTACGTTTCTCGACATCACGGCCAGCGTTGATGGCCGCGATACCACCTTGCATACCGTCGAGCGCATGGCCAGCCAGGTCTTTATCCCGCTGACCGTGGGCGGTGGTGTGCGCACCGTGCAAGACATCCGCAACCTGCTCAATGCGGGGGCCGATAAGGTTTCGATCAACACTGCTGCGGTGTTCAACCCAGACTTCGTGGGTGAAGCCGCTGCGCGTTTCGGTTCGCAGTGCATCGTGGTCGCCATTGACGCCAAGCGTGTTTCCTTGCCGGGCGAAACCCCGCGCTGGGAGATTTTCACCCATGGCGGGCGCAAGCCGACAGGGCTGGACGCTGTGCTATGGGCCAAGAAGATGGAAGAGCTGGGCGCAGGTGAAATTTTGCTCACCAGCATGGATCAAGACGGCATGAAAAATGGCTTCGACTTGGGCGTAACCCGCGCTATCAGCGATGCGTTGGGAATTCCAGTGATCGCTTCGGGCGGTGTCGGCAATCTCGAGCATTTGGCGGCCGGCGTATTGGAAGGCCATGCCAGCGCAGTGCTGGCGGCGAGTATTTTTCACTTCGGCGAATACACCGTTCCTGAAGCCAAGGCCTACATGGCCAGTCGCGGCATCGTAATGCGCTAA
- the hisA gene encoding 1-(5-phosphoribosyl)-5-[(5-phosphoribosylamino)methylideneamino]imidazole-4-carboxamide isomerase: MLIIPAIDLKDGACVRLRQGRMEDSTVFSDDPVSMAAKWVEGGCRRLHLVDLNGAFEGQPVNGDVVTAIAKRYPQLPIQIGGGIRSLDTIEHYVKAGVSYVIIGTKAVKDPAFVAQACRAFPGKIIVGLDAKDGFVATDGWAEISTLQVIDLAKRFEADGVSAIVYTDIAKDGMMQGCNVPFTAALAAATRIPVIASGGIHNLGDIKSLLDARAPGIIGAITGRAIYEGTLDVAEAQAFCDSYAG, translated from the coding sequence ATGCTCATTATCCCCGCTATCGATCTTAAAGACGGTGCCTGTGTGCGTCTGCGCCAAGGCCGTATGGAAGATTCCACGGTGTTCTCCGATGATCCGGTGAGCATGGCCGCCAAGTGGGTTGAAGGCGGTTGCCGTCGTTTGCATCTGGTCGATTTAAACGGCGCGTTTGAAGGCCAGCCGGTCAACGGCGACGTGGTAACGGCGATTGCCAAACGCTACCCGCAATTGCCGATCCAGATTGGCGGCGGTATTCGCTCGCTGGACACCATCGAGCACTACGTCAAAGCCGGCGTCAGCTACGTGATCATCGGCACCAAAGCGGTGAAAGACCCCGCATTCGTTGCCCAAGCCTGCCGTGCGTTTCCCGGCAAGATCATTGTGGGGCTGGATGCCAAAGACGGCTTCGTCGCCACCGATGGCTGGGCTGAAATCAGTACCCTCCAGGTAATTGATCTGGCCAAGCGTTTCGAAGCGGACGGCGTCTCGGCCATTGTTTATACCGACATCGCCAAAGACGGCATGATGCAGGGCTGCAACGTCCCGTTCACGGCAGCACTGGCGGCGGCAACGCGTATCCCGGTGATCGCTTCAGGTGGCATTCACAACCTGGGCGACATTAAATCCCTGCTGGACGCTCGCGCGCCAGGAATCATCGGCGCTATCACCGGCCGGGCGATTTATGAAGGGACACTGGATGTGGCAGAGGCCCAGGCGTTTTGTGACAGTTATGCAGGGTAG
- a CDS encoding DUF2164 domain-containing protein, translating into MAKKAKPPILTLTPEQESEANHKIKRFMADRFELDLGSFEAAEILELFTREIAPHYYNRAIFDVQAHLKERFDSIESDVWALEKNS; encoded by the coding sequence ATGGCCAAGAAGGCCAAGCCGCCGATCCTGACCCTCACCCCTGAACAGGAAAGTGAGGCGAACCACAAGATCAAACGGTTCATGGCGGACCGTTTCGAACTGGATTTAGGTTCGTTTGAGGCGGCTGAAATCCTCGAGCTGTTCACTCGCGAAATTGCTCCGCACTACTACAATCGGGCGATTTTTGATGTCCAGGCGCACCTCAAAGAGAGGTTCGACAGCATCGAAAGCGACGTGTGGGCGTTGGAGAAGAACAGTTGA
- the hisH gene encoding imidazole glycerol phosphate synthase subunit HisH: protein MQTVAVIDYGMGNLHSVAKALEHVGAGKVLITSDAAVIREADRVVFPGVGAIRDCMAEIRRLGFDALVREVSQDRPFLGICVGMQALLERSEESGGVDCIGVFPGQVRFFGKDLHDDGEHLKVPHMGWNEVKQTVEHPLWHNIADMARFYFVHSYYIDAANKRQVVGGGHYGLDFAAALAEGSRFAVQFHPEKSHTHGLQLLQNFAAWDGRW from the coding sequence ATGCAGACCGTCGCGGTTATCGACTACGGCATGGGCAACCTGCACTCAGTCGCCAAGGCGCTGGAACACGTCGGCGCCGGCAAGGTGTTGATCACCAGCGACGCTGCGGTGATTCGCGAAGCTGACCGTGTGGTGTTTCCCGGTGTTGGCGCTATTCGCGATTGCATGGCTGAAATCCGCCGCCTGGGCTTCGACGCGCTGGTGCGTGAAGTCAGCCAAGACCGTCCGTTTCTCGGCATCTGCGTCGGCATGCAAGCCTTGCTTGAGCGCAGCGAAGAAAGCGGCGGTGTCGATTGCATCGGTGTGTTCCCTGGGCAGGTGCGCTTTTTCGGCAAGGATTTGCATGACGATGGCGAACACCTGAAAGTGCCGCACATGGGCTGGAACGAAGTAAAACAAACCGTCGAACATCCGTTGTGGCACAACATCGCGGACATGGCGCGGTTCTATTTCGTACACAGCTACTACATCGATGCTGCCAATAAGCGGCAAGTGGTGGGCGGTGGTCATTACGGTCTGGATTTCGCTGCCGCATTGGCTGAAGGCTCGCGCTTTGCCGTGCAGTTCCACCCAGAGAAGAGCCATACCCATGGCCTGCAGCTGTTGCAGAACTTCGCTGCATGGGACGGTCGTTGGTAA
- the hisB gene encoding imidazoleglycerol-phosphate dehydratase HisB, translating into MAERKASVERDTLETQIKASINLDGTGKARFDIGVPFLEHMLDQIARHGLIDLDIECKGDLAIDDHHTVEDVGITLGKAFSKAIGDKKGIRRYGHAYVPLDEALSRVVIDFSGRPGLQMHVPYTRATVGGFDVDLFQEFFQGFVNHANVTLHIDNLRGTNTHHQIETVFKAFGRALRMAVELDERMAGQMPSTKGVL; encoded by the coding sequence ATGGCCGAACGTAAGGCGTCCGTCGAGCGCGACACTCTGGAAACCCAGATCAAAGCCTCGATCAATTTGGATGGCACCGGAAAGGCCCGATTTGATATCGGCGTTCCTTTTCTTGAGCACATGCTCGATCAGATCGCCCGGCACGGGTTGATCGACTTGGACATCGAATGCAAAGGCGACTTGGCTATCGACGACCACCATACGGTGGAGGACGTCGGTATCACCTTGGGCAAAGCCTTCAGCAAAGCGATTGGCGACAAAAAAGGCATTCGTCGTTACGGTCACGCTTATGTGCCGCTCGATGAAGCGCTGTCGCGTGTGGTCATCGACTTCTCTGGCCGCCCTGGCTTGCAGATGCACGTGCCCTATACCCGCGCTACCGTTGGCGGCTTCGATGTGGACTTGTTTCAAGAGTTCTTTCAGGGCTTCGTCAACCACGCCAACGTAACGTTGCACATCGACAATCTGCGTGGGACCAACACCCACCACCAGATCGAGACTGTGTTCAAGGCGTTCGGCCGCGCCCTGCGCATGGCTGTAGAGCTTGATGAACGCATGGCTGGGCAAATGCCATCGACCAAAGGCGTGCTCTGA